From one Accipiter gentilis chromosome 3, bAccGen1.1, whole genome shotgun sequence genomic stretch:
- the LOC126053224 gene encoding cytochrome P450 26B1 produces MLFASFDLVSALATLAACLVSLTLLLAVSQQLWQLRWAATRDKTCKLPIPKGSMGFPLIGETFHWLLQGSCFQSSRREKYGNVFKTHLLGRPLVRVTGAENVRKILMGEHHLVSTEWPRSTRMLLGPNTVANSIGDIHRHKRKVFSKIFSHEALESYLPKIQLVIKDTLRAWSSNPESINVYHEAQKLTFRMAIRVLLGFRIPDEELNRLFEVYQQFVENVFSLPVDLPFSGYRRGIRARETLQKGLEKAIQEKLQNTQGKDYADALDILIESGKEHGKELTMQELKDGTLELIFAAYATTASASTSLIMQLLKHPRVLEKLREELRSKGILHNGCICEGSLRLDNINSLHYLDCVIKEVLRLFTPISGGYRTVLQTFELDGFQIPKGWSVMYSIRDTHDTAPVFKDVDIFDPDRFGQGRSEDKDGRFHYLPFGGGVRTCLGKHLAKLFLKALAIELASTSRFELATRTFPKITLVPVVHPVDGLKVKFFGLDSNQNEILTGTDAMLGATV; encoded by the exons ATGCTTTTTGCAAGTTTTGATCTCGTCTCGGCACTGGCTACCCTCGCGGCGTGCTTGGTGTCACTGACTTTGCTGCTGGCCGTGTCCCAACAGCTGTGGCAGCTCCGCTGGGCTGCCACCCGCGACAAAACCTGCAAGCTACCAATCCCTAAAGGCTCTATGGGATTCCCTTTAATCGGAGAAACCTTCCACTGGCTCCTGCAG GGCTCCTGCTTCCAATCTTCCCGGCGGGAGAAGTACGGGAACGTTTTCAAGACGCACTTGCTGGGGCGGCCGCTGGTGCGGGTGACGGGGGCGGAAAACGTGCGGAAGATCCTCATGGGGGAGCATCACCTCGTCAGCACCGAGTGGCCCCGCAGCACCCGAATGCTCCTCGGACCCAACACCGTCGCCAACTCCATCGGCGACATCCACCGCCACAAGAGGAAG GTTTTCTCCAAAATCTTTAGCCACGAGGCACTGGAGAGCTATCTCCCTAAGATCCAGCTGGTGATCAAAGACACTCTTCGGGCCTGGAGCAGCAATCCCGAGTCCATCAACGTCTACCACGAGGCCCAGAAGCTCACTTTCCGCATGGCCATCCGTGTCCTGCTGGGTTTCCGCATCCCTGATGAGGAACTCAACCGCCTCTTCGAGGTCTACCAGCAGTTTGTGGAGAATGTCTTCTCCTTGCCCGTGGATCTGCCCTTCAGCGGCTACAGGAGG GGCATCCGGGCACGCGAGACgctgcagaaggggctggagAAAGCCATCCAGGAGAAACTGCAGAACACGCAGGGCAAGGACTACGCCGACGCGCTGGACATCCTGATAGAGAGTGGCAAAGAGCATGGCAAGGAGCTAACCATGCAGGAGCTGAAG GATGGCACCCTGGAGCTCATCTTCGCCGCCTACGCCACCACCGCCAGCGCCAGCACCTCTCTGATCATGCAGCTCCTCAAACACCCCCGGGTCCTGGAGAAGCTGCGGGAGGAGCTGCGCAGCAAGGGCATCCTCCACAACGGCTGCATCTGCGAGGGTTCCCTCCGCCTCGACAATATCAACAGCCTCCACTACCTGGACTGTGTCATCAAGGAGGTCCTTCGCCTCTTCACCCCCATCTCTGGGGGGTACCGGACGGTGCTGCAAACCTTCGAGCTGGAC GGTTTCCAAATCCCCAAAGGCTGGAGCGTGATGTATAGTATCCGGGACACCCACGACACCGCCCCTGTCTTCAAGGACGTGGACATCTTCGACCCCGACCGCTTCGGGCAGGGTCGAAGCGAAGACAAGGACGGCAGGTTCCACTACCTCCCCTTCGGAGGAGGCGTACGGACCTGTCTGGGCAAGCACCTGGCCAAGCTCTTCCTCAAGGCGCTGGCCATCGAGTTGGCCAGCACCAGCCGCTTCGAGCTCGCCACCAGGACTTTCCCCAAAATCACCCTGGTGCCCGTGGTCCATCCGGTCGACGGACTCAAGGTCAAATTTTTCGGACTGGATTCCAACCAGAACGAGATCCTGACGGGGACAGATGCCATGCTGGGGGCAACGGTGTAA